The Corallococcus soli genome includes a window with the following:
- the ruvX gene encoding Holliday junction resolvase RuvX → MRTFGLDYGTKTIGVAVSDGLGLTAQTVTTVRRSSIKADLAELSRLVKEYEVTRIVLGLPLNMNGSEGPRAEASRKFADMLGQSLGLPVELWDERLSTVAAQRTLLEADVSRAKRREVIDQLAAQFILQGWLDAHRAPVEEGYDPEDYDPEA, encoded by the coding sequence ATGCGCACCTTCGGGCTCGACTACGGCACCAAGACCATCGGGGTGGCCGTCTCCGATGGACTGGGACTCACCGCCCAGACCGTCACCACCGTGCGGCGCTCGTCGATCAAGGCGGACCTCGCGGAGCTGTCCCGGCTCGTGAAGGAGTACGAGGTCACCCGCATCGTGCTGGGCCTGCCGCTCAACATGAACGGCTCGGAGGGTCCGCGCGCGGAGGCCTCACGCAAGTTCGCGGACATGCTGGGCCAGTCGCTCGGCCTGCCCGTGGAGCTGTGGGACGAGCGGCTGTCCACCGTGGCCGCGCAGCGCACCCTGCTGGAGGCGGACGTCAGCCGCGCGAAGCGGCGCGAGGTCATCGATCAGCTCGCCGCGCAGTTCATCCTGCAGGGCTGGCTGGACGCGCACCGCGCCCCCGTTGAAGAGGGCTACGACCCCGAGGACTACGACCCGGAGGCTTGA
- a CDS encoding tetratricopeptide repeat protein, protein MGRIIKHEGGEGLRMETGTLRRLKAFARGESTWAEVEGMTFEEAKAIAQVGCDLAAAGRLEEARILFEGLVEGNPKDSAAHAALGTVYQKLGRVEDALTEYTHALSRDPRNPVALTGRGELHLRRGERQGFTDIANAVEVDPHGETSAGRRARALVKAITLVAVEKLKDAQT, encoded by the coding sequence ATGGGACGCATCATCAAACACGAAGGCGGCGAGGGGCTGAGGATGGAGACCGGGACGTTGCGCAGGCTGAAGGCGTTCGCGCGGGGAGAGTCGACCTGGGCGGAGGTAGAGGGGATGACCTTCGAGGAGGCGAAGGCCATCGCGCAGGTGGGCTGCGACCTGGCGGCGGCGGGCCGGCTGGAGGAGGCGCGCATCCTGTTCGAGGGGCTCGTGGAGGGGAACCCGAAGGACTCTGCGGCGCACGCGGCGCTGGGCACGGTGTACCAGAAGCTCGGAAGGGTGGAGGACGCGCTCACCGAGTACACGCACGCGCTGTCGAGGGATCCGCGCAACCCCGTGGCGCTGACGGGCCGGGGTGAGCTGCACCTGCGCCGCGGGGAGCGGCAGGGCTTCACGGACATCGCCAACGCGGTGGAGGTGGATCCGCACGGGGAGACGTCCGCGGGCCGCCGCGCGCGGGCCCTGGTGAAGGCCATCACCCTGGTGGCGGTGGAGAAGCTGAAGGACGCGCAGACGTAA
- a CDS encoding M48 family metalloprotease, whose amino-acid sequence MEPLFTSEQLAEIHAYHQPHYVRAAVDPLVQLGLAVLLMAVLVRPVYRGACATAAALERRFGLLRTAPVSRAFFSAMDRLWGEPGWGAAILFALFIDLATQLLYAPANVWFYYVLEHRYGMSNFTPVTFAWVWFKGTLVAALALTALVVGMYGLARRVRRWWLVLGVPVALLMLVAAAVDPYRARLYYDQTPLPEGPLRERITALMRKADISFSDVVVEKTSVTSKRVQAYFAGQGPTRTIVLNDVIVKELSEDEVLAAVAHEAGHVHEARWPGRIASSLALVALLFFIDQLLRLAARRGWWGVQRVGDIRTLPLVSFLVFLLMNLGAPVAGALSREREREADRYGLRLTGDREAFRRMLVKAARVNKMDPEPPRWLVLKGMSHPPIGERLATLDTP is encoded by the coding sequence ATGGAACCGCTCTTCACCTCCGAACAGCTCGCTGAAATCCACGCGTACCACCAGCCGCACTACGTCCGCGCGGCGGTGGATCCGCTGGTGCAGCTGGGGTTGGCGGTGCTGCTGATGGCCGTGCTGGTGCGGCCCGTGTACCGGGGGGCCTGCGCGACGGCGGCGGCGCTGGAGCGCCGGTTCGGCTTGCTTCGCACGGCCCCGGTGAGCCGCGCGTTCTTCAGCGCGATGGACCGGCTGTGGGGCGAGCCCGGCTGGGGCGCCGCCATCCTGTTCGCCCTGTTCATCGACCTGGCGACGCAGCTGCTCTACGCCCCCGCGAACGTCTGGTTCTACTACGTGCTGGAGCACCGGTACGGCATGTCCAACTTCACGCCCGTGACGTTCGCCTGGGTGTGGTTCAAGGGCACGCTCGTGGCCGCGCTCGCGCTGACCGCGCTCGTCGTCGGCATGTATGGTCTGGCCCGCCGCGTGCGCCGCTGGTGGCTGGTGCTGGGCGTGCCGGTGGCGCTGCTGATGCTGGTGGCGGCGGCGGTGGACCCCTACCGCGCCCGCCTCTACTACGACCAGACGCCCCTGCCCGAAGGCCCGCTGCGCGAGCGCATCACCGCGCTGATGCGCAAGGCGGACATCTCCTTCTCCGACGTCGTGGTGGAGAAGACATCCGTGACCTCCAAGCGCGTGCAGGCCTACTTCGCCGGCCAGGGCCCCACGCGCACCATCGTCCTCAACGACGTCATCGTGAAGGAGCTCTCCGAGGACGAGGTGCTCGCCGCCGTGGCGCACGAGGCGGGGCACGTCCACGAGGCCCGCTGGCCCGGCCGCATCGCCTCGTCGCTCGCGCTGGTGGCCCTGCTCTTCTTCATCGACCAGTTGCTGCGCCTCGCCGCCCGCCGGGGCTGGTGGGGTGTCCAACGCGTTGGCGACATCCGCACCCTGCCCCTGGTGTCGTTCCTCGTCTTCCTGCTGATGAACCTCGGGGCCCCCGTCGCGGGGGCCCTCTCCCGCGAGCGCGAACGCGAGGCGGACCGCTACGGCCTGCGCCTCACCGGCGACCGCGAAGCCTTCCGCCGCATGCTGGTGAAGGCCGCCCGGGTGAACAAGATGGACCCCGAGCCGCCCCGCTGGCTCGTCCTCAAGGGCATGAGCCACCCCCCCATCGGCGAACGGCTCGCCACGCTCGACACGCCCTGA
- a CDS encoding tetratricopeptide repeat protein: MDGMKRMDGTGGARRWLWLGVLGLGLGLTGCRTTGSAAKPDPAQTKQVVEFDPVTVTADLELDRLNDEELFAGGTSAFAANDFKQAARYFGRLVDFHPGSPHRRQALYNAGLAHQRLKEWDDAYGRFSELAEPAKGQGDALEASFRVAETLYHLERYDEATRMLATLVARDDLPAGRRIEAQVQQGICQVESGKTDDAEATLRKALTAYDALPDKAEVEDYFPAQAHFFVGEIYRLHYEAVKLEASRGSDGLATDLNYKAELLLSAQGHYLRSIRVGNGYWATAAGAQIGALYENLYEHMVNSPTPPELNAEEAGVYRQELRKKIRVLLTKSINIYERTLEAAERIGSQSAFVDRTRQSLEKVKKLLLADADAESAPVPEDAAASPHS; this comes from the coding sequence ATGGACGGCATGAAGCGGATGGATGGAACCGGCGGCGCCCGGCGGTGGCTGTGGTTGGGGGTGCTCGGCCTGGGGCTGGGCCTCACGGGCTGCCGCACGACGGGCTCCGCGGCGAAGCCGGACCCGGCCCAGACGAAGCAGGTGGTGGAGTTCGACCCCGTGACGGTGACGGCGGACCTGGAGCTGGACCGCCTCAACGACGAGGAGCTCTTCGCGGGCGGCACCTCCGCGTTCGCCGCCAACGACTTCAAGCAGGCGGCGCGCTACTTCGGCCGGCTTGTGGACTTCCACCCGGGCAGCCCGCACCGCCGGCAGGCGCTCTACAACGCGGGGCTCGCGCACCAGCGCCTCAAGGAATGGGACGACGCCTACGGGCGCTTCTCCGAACTGGCGGAGCCGGCGAAGGGCCAGGGCGACGCGCTGGAGGCCTCCTTCCGCGTGGCGGAGACGCTCTACCACCTGGAGCGCTACGACGAGGCCACCCGGATGCTGGCCACGCTGGTCGCCCGCGACGACCTGCCCGCGGGCCGCCGCATCGAGGCCCAGGTGCAGCAGGGCATCTGCCAGGTGGAGTCCGGCAAGACGGACGACGCGGAGGCCACGCTGCGCAAGGCGCTGACCGCCTACGACGCCCTGCCGGACAAGGCGGAGGTGGAGGACTACTTCCCCGCGCAGGCACACTTCTTCGTCGGGGAGATCTACCGGCTGCACTACGAGGCCGTGAAGCTGGAGGCCAGCCGGGGCAGCGACGGGCTGGCCACGGACCTCAACTACAAGGCGGAGCTGCTGCTGTCCGCGCAGGGCCACTACCTGCGCTCCATCCGCGTGGGCAACGGCTACTGGGCCACCGCCGCGGGCGCGCAGATTGGCGCCCTCTACGAGAACCTCTACGAGCACATGGTGAACTCGCCCACGCCCCCGGAGCTCAACGCCGAGGAGGCGGGCGTCTACCGCCAGGAGCTGCGCAAGAAGATCCGCGTGCTGCTCACCAAGTCCATCAACATCTACGAGCGCACCCTGGAGGCCGCCGAGCGCATCGGTTCGCAGAGCGCCTTCGTGGACCGCACGCGGCAGAGCCTGGAGAAGGTGAAGAAGCTGCTGCTCGCGGACGCGGACGCCGAAAGCGCTCCGGTCCCCGAGGACGCCGCCGCCTCGCCGCACTCCTGA
- a CDS encoding ArsA family ATPase, translated as MTALQTALANKRVLICVGSGGVGKTTVAATLALRAAVDGRPSIVCTIDPAKRLANSLGLSGLGNTEAEVPASALEPLGVRPKAALHAMMLDMKATWDDLITRVAPPEQRERIFANRFYQSLSTALAGSQEYIAMEKVWDLRRSTDYELVVLDTPPTAHALDFLDAPNRVLDFLDNEAAKWLLTPALRAGKVGLSLFNLGGSYVTRALSRFTGTEMLQELSSFMVTLSSMNEGFRERARGVRELLEDKTTGFVLVTSPNPERLDEAIHFHGLLKQNRMEMTAIVVNRVHPVPTPELWKDAASLTPTRRAKVEETLRELQVLAQQDLEGMAQLRAACPGTPLIQVPRFGLDVHDLTALWNTGRYLLGDDVLA; from the coding sequence ATGACGGCGCTGCAAACGGCGCTCGCGAACAAGCGCGTGCTCATCTGCGTGGGCTCGGGTGGCGTGGGCAAGACGACGGTGGCGGCGACGCTCGCCCTGCGCGCGGCGGTGGACGGCCGCCCCAGCATCGTGTGCACCATCGACCCGGCGAAGCGGCTGGCCAACTCGCTGGGCCTGTCCGGCCTGGGCAACACGGAAGCCGAAGTGCCGGCCTCCGCGCTGGAGCCGCTGGGCGTGCGCCCCAAGGCGGCGCTGCACGCGATGATGCTGGACATGAAGGCCACCTGGGACGACCTCATCACCCGCGTGGCCCCGCCTGAACAGCGCGAGCGCATCTTCGCCAACCGCTTCTACCAGTCCCTCTCCACGGCCCTGGCGGGCAGCCAGGAATACATCGCCATGGAGAAGGTGTGGGACCTGCGCCGCAGCACCGACTACGAGCTGGTCGTGCTGGACACGCCGCCCACCGCGCACGCGCTGGACTTCCTGGACGCGCCCAACCGGGTGCTGGACTTCCTGGACAACGAAGCGGCCAAGTGGCTCCTCACGCCCGCGCTGAGGGCGGGCAAGGTGGGCCTGTCCCTCTTCAACCTGGGCGGCAGCTACGTGACGCGCGCGCTGTCGCGCTTCACCGGCACGGAGATGCTCCAGGAGCTGTCCTCCTTCATGGTGACGCTCTCCTCCATGAACGAGGGCTTCCGCGAGCGCGCGCGCGGCGTGCGCGAGCTGCTGGAGGACAAGACCACGGGCTTCGTGCTGGTGACGAGCCCCAACCCGGAGCGGCTGGACGAAGCCATCCACTTCCACGGCCTGCTCAAGCAGAACCGCATGGAGATGACGGCCATCGTGGTGAACCGCGTGCACCCGGTGCCCACCCCGGAGCTGTGGAAGGACGCGGCCTCGCTGACGCCCACCCGGCGCGCGAAGGTGGAGGAGACGCTGCGCGAGCTCCAGGTGCTGGCGCAGCAGGACCTGGAGGGCATGGCGCAGCTGCGCGCGGCCTGTCCGGGCACGCCCCTCATCCAGGTGCCCCGCTTCGGGCTGGACGTGCACGACCTCACCGCGCTGTGGAACACCGGACGCTATCTGCTGGGCGACGACGTCCTCGCCTGA
- a CDS encoding ArsA family ATPase — translation MPGLLDKRLWIVSGKGGVGKTTVAAALALASVRAGRRTLVCEVNTQERVSRFLELPEAGPEVKKLEENLWAVNVRPQESMREYGLMVLRFETLYKTVFENRLVRYFLRFIPSLQELVLLGKILFHLQEKLPDGRWKYETLVLDAPATGHAISFLSVPQVLLQTVPPGPMTREALKMRDLLVDPSVTAAVLVSLPEEMPVNEALELHSALRDRVHIRTHAAVLNQAFPQRFTEADLEALAGCPELRTVAQAHHDRASQAVLAGTKLERNLHAPVYTVPRLFVPRFGRDAVETVMGHLQGLVKGGTGA, via the coding sequence ATGCCCGGACTGCTCGACAAACGTCTCTGGATCGTCTCCGGCAAGGGGGGCGTGGGAAAGACCACCGTCGCCGCCGCGCTGGCCCTGGCCTCCGTGCGCGCCGGGCGCCGCACCCTGGTGTGCGAGGTGAACACGCAGGAGCGCGTCAGCCGCTTCCTGGAGCTGCCCGAAGCGGGCCCGGAGGTGAAGAAGCTGGAGGAGAACCTCTGGGCGGTGAACGTGCGCCCCCAGGAGTCCATGCGCGAGTACGGCCTGATGGTCCTGCGCTTCGAGACCCTCTACAAGACGGTCTTCGAGAACCGGCTGGTGCGCTACTTCCTGCGCTTCATCCCGTCGCTCCAGGAGCTCGTCCTCCTGGGGAAGATCCTCTTCCACCTCCAGGAGAAGCTTCCGGACGGCCGCTGGAAGTACGAAACCCTCGTGCTGGACGCGCCCGCCACCGGCCACGCCATCTCCTTCCTGAGCGTGCCGCAGGTGCTGCTGCAGACGGTGCCCCCGGGCCCCATGACGCGCGAAGCGCTGAAGATGCGCGACCTGCTGGTGGACCCCAGCGTCACGGCCGCGGTGCTGGTGTCGCTGCCGGAGGAGATGCCGGTGAACGAGGCCCTGGAGCTGCACAGCGCGCTGCGCGACCGGGTGCACATCCGCACGCACGCGGCGGTGCTCAACCAGGCCTTCCCCCAGCGCTTCACGGAGGCGGACCTGGAGGCGCTCGCGGGCTGTCCGGAGCTGCGCACGGTGGCCCAGGCGCACCATGACCGGGCCTCGCAGGCGGTGCTCGCCGGGACGAAGCTGGAGCGCAACCTTCACGCGCCGGTGTACACGGTGCCGCGGCTGTTCGTGCCGCGCTTCGGACGGGATGCGGTGGAGACCGTGATGGGGCACCTGCAGGGGCTGGTGAAGGGAGGCACGGGAGCATGA
- a CDS encoding ParA family protein — MRRIAFINEKGGTCKTTLAVNTAAWLALRKQCRVLLVDLDTQGHAGKSLGLDVRTLPRNVFHLLTDPEVTLASVARPTGVAGLDVVPAYKEMADFPVVVAQDPRRAHRLADRMREAEAAGYDVVLFDAPPSMGLTTRNILVAASEVVVPVALTYLALDGCAELAETVRQVGESEGRPDLRVTKVVPTLYRKTALATAILERLKAYFPDALAATPLGYNVKVDEAQSHGKTVWEYAPRSPGARMLAAIAAEIHGGPAPTKRKRAARKVA; from the coding sequence ATGCGGCGCATCGCGTTCATCAACGAGAAGGGCGGCACGTGCAAGACGACGCTGGCGGTGAACACCGCCGCGTGGCTCGCGCTGCGCAAGCAGTGCCGCGTGCTGCTCGTGGACCTGGACACCCAGGGCCACGCGGGCAAGTCGCTGGGGCTGGACGTGCGCACGCTGCCGCGCAACGTCTTCCACCTGCTCACGGACCCGGAGGTGACGCTCGCGTCGGTGGCGCGGCCCACGGGCGTGGCCGGGCTGGACGTGGTGCCCGCGTACAAGGAGATGGCGGACTTCCCGGTGGTGGTGGCGCAGGACCCCCGACGCGCGCACCGGCTGGCGGACCGGATGCGGGAGGCGGAGGCCGCGGGCTACGACGTCGTGCTGTTCGACGCGCCTCCCTCCATGGGGCTCACCACGCGCAACATCCTGGTGGCGGCGTCGGAGGTGGTGGTGCCGGTGGCGCTGACGTACCTGGCGCTGGACGGGTGCGCGGAACTGGCGGAGACGGTGCGTCAGGTGGGCGAGTCCGAGGGACGGCCGGACCTGCGCGTCACCAAGGTGGTGCCCACGCTGTACCGCAAGACGGCGCTGGCGACGGCCATCCTGGAGCGCCTGAAGGCGTACTTCCCGGACGCGCTCGCGGCCACGCCGCTGGGCTACAACGTGAAGGTGGACGAGGCCCAGAGCCACGGCAAGACGGTCTGGGAGTACGCACCCCGGAGCCCGGGGGCGCGGATGCTCGCGGCCATCGCGGCGGAGATCCACGGCGGGCCCGCCCCGACGAAGCGGAAGCGGGCCGCGCGCAAGGTGGCCTGA
- a CDS encoding polyhydroxyalkanoate synthesis regulator DNA-binding domain-containing protein, producing the protein MSEAEQAGAPSSKEPKIIKRYTNRKLYDTVESRYVTLDEIAAMIKEGTEVRIVDNRTKEDLTSVTLAQIIFEEEKKKNQMPLSVLREIIRHPGESISGFIQKEVTPRVASIREEAEQRLDKLLRREDGSPEPTTPDTTPAAAAPVPAPGTSAEATASLNPAELLKASQRAFEDFQRRMDERVKQVVENLTGNLPALGRDMQALSQRLEELEKKLDAWEKQDKKDSGAA; encoded by the coding sequence ATGAGCGAGGCCGAGCAAGCAGGCGCTCCCAGCAGCAAGGAGCCGAAGATCATCAAGCGGTACACGAACCGGAAACTCTACGACACCGTGGAGAGCCGGTACGTCACCCTTGATGAAATCGCCGCGATGATCAAGGAGGGAACCGAGGTGCGGATTGTCGACAACCGCACGAAGGAAGACCTGACCTCGGTCACCCTCGCGCAGATCATCTTCGAGGAGGAGAAGAAGAAGAACCAGATGCCGCTGTCGGTGCTGCGGGAGATCATCCGCCACCCCGGCGAATCCATCTCCGGGTTCATCCAGAAGGAAGTCACGCCGCGCGTGGCCTCCATCCGCGAGGAGGCCGAACAGCGGCTGGACAAGCTGCTGCGCCGCGAGGACGGCTCTCCGGAGCCCACCACCCCGGACACCACTCCCGCCGCCGCCGCTCCCGTGCCCGCCCCCGGCACGTCCGCGGAGGCCACCGCGAGCCTCAACCCCGCGGAGCTGCTCAAGGCCAGCCAGCGCGCCTTCGAGGACTTCCAGCGCCGCATGGACGAGCGCGTGAAGCAGGTGGTGGAGAACCTCACCGGCAACCTCCCTGCCCTCGGCCGCGACATGCAGGCGCTCAGCCAGCGTCTGGAAGAGCTGGAGAAGAAGCTCGACGCCTGGGAGAAGCAGGACAAGAAGGACTCCGGCGCCGCCTAG
- a CDS encoding twin-arginine translocase TatA/TatE family subunit, giving the protein MLGIGEYIVLGFVLLVVFSAARMGQLGNAMGKFVYSFRKASRGQDLVDVKTLPGSRRGSTDADFTEPPKDRRA; this is encoded by the coding sequence ATGCTGGGCATCGGAGAGTACATCGTCCTCGGCTTCGTCCTGCTGGTGGTCTTCTCGGCCGCGCGGATGGGGCAGCTGGGCAACGCGATGGGCAAGTTCGTCTACTCCTTCCGCAAGGCGTCGCGCGGACAGGACCTGGTGGACGTGAAGACCCTGCCCGGTTCGCGCCGGGGCAGCACCGACGCGGACTTCACCGAGCCCCCCAAGGACCGCCGCGCCTAG
- a CDS encoding glycerophosphodiester phosphodiesterase: MLLLAHRGASADAPENTLEAFTEAVRQGADGVELDVMVCGSGEVVVCHDERLERLAGQPWEVRTTPWWKLRRADVGSSLGFAPARIPLLEEVLDALPAHFLINIELKCDRFDDGGLVAAVAGMVTGRQLSNRVVLSSFNPLCLFRLAAVAPTLRRGFLIDPDKAWAPQAYVVSPLVSSHSVHPFHEACTPERVAAWREAGLSVAAWTVDDPRRARELGALGVSYLITNRPGRVREALRGDAPDAVGA, translated from the coding sequence ATGCTCCTGCTCGCTCACCGTGGTGCCAGCGCCGATGCCCCCGAGAACACCCTGGAGGCCTTCACCGAGGCCGTGCGCCAGGGCGCTGACGGGGTGGAGCTGGACGTCATGGTGTGCGGCTCCGGCGAGGTGGTGGTGTGTCACGACGAGCGCCTGGAGCGGCTGGCCGGCCAGCCCTGGGAGGTGCGCACCACGCCGTGGTGGAAGCTGCGCCGGGCCGACGTGGGCTCGTCCCTGGGCTTCGCGCCCGCGCGCATCCCGCTGCTGGAGGAGGTGCTGGACGCGCTGCCAGCGCACTTCCTCATCAACATCGAGCTCAAGTGCGACCGCTTCGATGACGGAGGCCTGGTGGCGGCCGTGGCCGGCATGGTGACCGGGCGCCAGCTCTCCAACCGGGTGGTGCTGTCCAGCTTCAACCCGCTGTGCCTCTTCCGGCTGGCGGCGGTGGCCCCCACGCTGCGCCGGGGCTTCCTCATCGACCCGGACAAGGCCTGGGCGCCCCAGGCGTACGTGGTGAGCCCGCTGGTGTCCTCGCACTCGGTGCACCCCTTCCACGAGGCGTGCACGCCGGAGCGGGTGGCCGCGTGGCGCGAGGCGGGGCTGAGCGTGGCGGCGTGGACGGTGGATGACCCCCGGCGCGCGCGGGAGCTGGGCGCGCTGGGCGTCTCCTACCTCATCACCAACCGTCCGGGACGCGTGCGCGAGGCCCTGCGCGGCGACGCCCCGGACGCGGTGGGTGCCTAG